TCCCTGGACAGGATGCTGGACGGCTTACAGAACACGGCTATGGTGGTCATCGGAGCTCGGCCGGCCGTGGGGAAGACTTCCTTCATGACCAACATTCTGTACAATCTGGCCGCCGAAGGGGTGCCAGTAGGCATGTTCTCTCTGGAAATGTCCAAGGAGCAGTTGCTTGAACGCACGCTTTTTGGCATGTCCAAAATCAATGCGGCCAATCTGCGCCGAGGCATCAAGCTGACCAAGTGGCAGCGGGATGCTTTCACCAACGCGGTTCGCAAGGTAAGGAGCCTGCCTTTCTTCGTGGACGACCGGGGCGCCTTGAGGATTGACCAGATCCAGGCGACCGCCCGGCGCATGGTTGCGGACCACGGCGTGAGGTGCATCGGCGTGGATTACCTGCAGCTTGCCAATCCCACCGGACGCCAGTCTTCCCGGGAACGGGAGGTGTCGGAGATTTCCGCCGGCCTCAAGGCTCTGGCCAAGGAACTGAATATTCCGGTGATCGTGCTTGCCCAGTTGAACCGGGAAGCGGAGAAACGCGCCGGGAAGGAAGCCGGGGTTCCCCGTGTATCCGATTTGAGGGATTCAGGGTCTATCGAACAGGACGCTGATCAGATATTGTTGCTCTACAGACCGTACGTTATGGACAAAAATGCAGATCCGGCAGAGGCGAAAATCATCGTCGGCAAGAACCGTTTCGGGGAGATTGGTTACATTGACCTGAAATGGGACGCTGCCGCCACGACTTACAGAGAGGTTTAAAACATGATATCACTATTTAAGGTAGTGCTACAATTTGGGAAGCTTTTCAAGGGCTTGTGTAAACTCCTTGGCTCCAAAGTCGATGTATCCTTCATGGACTTCCCGGGAATCGTGCCCCACAATGGCTTGCACAAGAGCAGGGGGAACACCGGCGTCATGTAACATGGTTGTTGCCGTATAGCGGAGGCTGTGGAAGGACAATTCATTGACGTGGCGCCGCGTCTCTGTGCCGTTTCCTTCCTGCTTTTTGTATTTTTTGCCTGCAGCCAGAGGGTCTTTGGCAATAAGGCCACACTGGTACAGGATGTGGCTAAAGATATTTGACAGGCGTCCGGATCCCTTGCTTTCAAAAATATTCGCGCATTCAGGATGCAGGAAGTCCCCAGGAGCTTCTTTCTTCCGTTGCTGCAGGTGTTTTTTCAGCGCCGGAAAAATCGGAATCATCAGAGGCTTTCCCTTTTTCTGCGTGGTCATCCGGATAACGCCTCGTTTCTCGTCAATCTGGGACCACCGGAGCGTTGCCACGTCTCCCAATCTTTGACCGCCCGTATAGAGGCACGTTTTCACCATGGAGCGCCATTCCGGATTGCATGCGGCCATTACCTTTTCAAGCTCTTCCAATTCGAATTTCCGCCGTTTGACGGCTTTCCCCTTGTGAGGCTTGGTAATCGCCGTAAAGGGGTTGGTTTCAATAATTTTATAATCAACTGCCGCCTGGAACGCCGCGGAAACCAGCGTAAGAGCAATATTGGCGGTAGATGGTGAGACACGGGAAAGAAGATGGTTTTTGAAATCGTCCAGCATCAGAGGAGTAATGCGATCCAGAGGCAGGTTGATACGTTCTCCCATTGAGGCGCGAAATTTGTCAAAGGCTTGTTTGTAGTTCGCTATGGATGCGGGTTTAAGCCCATTGCGCGTAATGCGCCGCATGTGGTCATCAAGCCATAATTTGACAGAGGGCATTTCCATAGATTCTCCGGTCAATTCCGTGGACAATGCGGAAATGGCCCGGCGTAATTGATAGGCCGGCAGGTTTGCCCGCGCCGTTGATTCAAGGGCGTCCGCCAGGCGTTGTGCCTTGGTCATAGCCTGTTCCCTGGTCAGGACGTTCAGCTGCTTCCCCATGGCCTCTGCGGCTTCCTTTACTTCCCTTGTTACCGTGGCGGGGGTATGCTTGATTTTGGTTGACAGCCGGACCAGTTTCCAGCCTGTAGCGGTTCTCACGCGGTATTGTGCGTACCAGTAAGGGCTGTTCGGCTTTTTATAGATGGAGGCCATGATTTAGTGGTATCAATAGTGTGCTCTTTTTGCAAGTTGTATCACCATGTTTTAAGATGTTTGTGTGTTTTCTGAAATTTCGTAAGAGCTTTGTTTAGAGTGGAATAAAATCAAAAAGGCCGTCTCCGGAGAGACAGCCTTTTTCTTGAAACTGGTAGGCCCGGTAGGAATCGAACCTACATCGTCGGTACCGGAAACCGATGTCCTATCCATTGAACGACGAGCCCATGTTCCCAAGGAACGAGAGAAATAGAATAGAAAAAACGGGCAGGATGCAAGTATTTTTATGCCGGTGACGGGATTGGACTGAGGAAAATGTTAAAGCCGGGAGGTTAAAGGAAGAGATGCTTCCGGGTATTCCGGGGAAAAGGAAGGGGCGTCAGGAAATTTTGCGATGGAAAGAGAAGACGGCTGCCAGGGCGGCCACCACGGTAACGGCCATAATGGCCGCGAAGAGGGGCCAGAGATCCAGGAAGCCGGCTCCTTCCAGAAAGATGCGCTGGATGAGTTCCAGACCGTATCTCATGGGGTTGAGCAGCGTGAGGTCCTGAAAGATTTCCGGCATGCTGGAGATGGGCGTGGCGAAGCCGGAGAGCATGACCATGGGCACCAGCAGCAGGAAGGTTCCTACAATGGCCTGCTGGAGGGATTGGGCGAAGGAGGAGATGCACAGCCCGATGGCCGCAGCCGTGACGATGAAGAGCAGAAGGGCGGCGGAGAGCAGCCAGATGGAGCCCTGGAAGGGGATGCGGAACCAGAACATGGCTACCAGCACTACGAAGACGGCCTGCATGATTCCGGTGATGACGGAGGCTGTCCCCTTGCCGAGCAGGATTTCTCCGGGAGTGTACGGGGCGACGAGAAGCTGGTCGAAGGTGCCTTCTTCCCGTTCGCGGGCGATGGAGAGAGCTCCGGAGAGGATGGAGTTGATGAGCACGAGCACGGCAATGAGGCCGGGGACGATGAACCAGCGGGTGATGAGGTTGGGGTTGAACCAGGCGCGGGATTCTATTTCCACCGGGGAGGCCCCGCCGTTTTGGGAGAGCAGATCCTCCCCGTAGGCGGAAGCGATTTGCTGGCCGTAGCTGAGGGCGATGGCCGCCGTATTCGTGTTGCGTCCGTCCGCAATGAGCTGGAGGGAGGCGGCCCTCCCCGTCTGAATGTTGCGGGAGAAGTCCGGGGGATGGTGAGCCCCACGACGATTTCCCGGTTGTCGATCATGCGGTCGATATCCTTTTCCGTGGCCGCCGTAGCCTGCCTCTGGAAGATGCCCGTGCCTTCCAGGTCCGCGATGTACTGAGAGGCCGCTTCTCCGCCGTCCTTGTCCAGCACGGCGTACGGCACGCGGGTGACGTTCATGGTGGCGGCATAGCCGAAGATGGCTATCTGGAGGATGGGCGGGATGATAAGGGCCAGCCGGCTTTTTTTGTCCCTGAGCACGGCCAGCAGTTCTTTTCTGACGAGGGAGGCTATTCTGACGAGAAAGTCCATGGCGTTATTCGAGGGATTTGGGGGCTTTCAGCCGGGCGATGCCCATGAGCGCCACGGCAAAGACGCCCAGCGTGATGCAGCAGGGAATGATGACGGAGGGGATATCTCCGGCCAGGAAGAGGGTCTGGAGCAGGGTGACGTAATAGCGGGCCGGAATGAGGTAGGTGATGGCCCGGACGGCGGGGGGCATGTTGAGGATGTCGTACAGGAAGCCGGAGAGCATGAGCGCCGGCATGAAGGTGCCCATGATGGCGAACTGGCAGGCCAGGAACTGGTTTTTGGCGGCGGTGGAGATGACCAGCCCCAGCCCCAGAGCCACAATCAGGAATAATGCGGAGACCGCCAGCAGAAGTGTGAGGGAGCCGCGGATGGGGATGCCGAAGACGAAGGCGGCGAAAATCATGGAGATGGCCAGGCTGACCATGCCCAGCAGAAAGTTGGTGGCGGCTTTGGCCGCCAGGATTTCCCCGCTGCCCACGGGCGTGACGAAGAGGCTTTCCAGCGTGCCCCGTTCATATTCCCGTGCCATGACCAGGGAAGTGAGGAGCGCCCCGATCATGGTCATGATGGTGACGATGACGCCGGGGACCAGGTAGTAGTGGCTGTCGTTGGCTTCATTGAAGCGGGCTCGCGTCTGCACGTTCAGCACGGGGGCGGCCTGACTGTTCAGGGAGACTGCCCAGGACGCCACGACGGCCTGAAGGTAGTTGCGGATGAGGGTTGCCTGATTGGCGTTGACGCCGTTGACTACAATCTGGACTTTCGTGATTCCATTGTGAAGCGTGTCCGGCGCGTCGCTTTGCAGGGCGATGAAGGCGTCCGCCTCATGGGTGCGCAGCTTTTCTTCCGCCTCCCGGGTGGAGAAGACGCGTGAGGTCTGGAAGTATCTGGAAAGGGTGAGCCGCGTTTCCAGGTCCGTGGACTGGCTGGAGGCGGGGACGGCCAGGTACGCGATGCGCACGTTTTTGATGTCCATGCTCATGCCGTAGCCGAAGAGGATCAGGAGCACGGCCGGCAGGATGACCGCGATGCCTATATTGCCGGGGTCCCGGACCACCTGGTGGAGTTCCTTGACGATGAGGGCTCCTATTCTTTTGAGGGAGGCGGTCATGTTTCTCCTCCTCCTTTCTTCATGTGTTCTTCCGTGATGGCCAGGAAGGCGTCTTCCAGCGAGGCTGGGGCTCCGTCTTCGCGCGGGGGAGCGTGTTTGCGGATGTCCTCCGGGGAGCCTTCCGCCAGCGTGGTCCCGTCCATCATGATGAGCATGTTGTCGCAGAATTCCGCTTCTCCCAGGAAGTGCGTGGTAATGATGACGGTGACGCCTTTTTCCGCCAGGGCGTTGATGCGCAGCCAGAAGTCCCGCCGGGCCAGGGGATCCGCGCCGGAAGTGGGTTCGTCCAGAAAAAGGATGTCCGGGGAGTGGAGCAGGGCGCACGCCATGCTGAGGCGCTGCCTGTAGCCGCCGGGCAGGTGCGCGGCGGGGGCGTTCATATATGGGGTCAGGCGAAATTCTTCTTCCATGGAACGGATGGCTTCCTGCCGCTCCTTTCCGGACATGCCGTAGGCCCCGGCGAAGAATTCCAGATTCTGCCGCGTAGTGAGCATGCCGTACATGGAGAATTTCTGAGCCACGTATCCCACTTTCCTGCG
This region of Akkermansia muciniphila genomic DNA includes:
- a CDS encoding tyrosine-type recombinase/integrase, whose amino-acid sequence is MASIYKKPNSPYWYAQYRVRTATGWKLVRLSTKIKHTPATVTREVKEAAEAMGKQLNVLTREQAMTKAQRLADALESTARANLPAYQLRRAISALSTELTGESMEMPSVKLWLDDHMRRITRNGLKPASIANYKQAFDKFRASMGERINLPLDRITPLMLDDFKNHLLSRVSPSTANIALTLVSAAFQAAVDYKIIETNPFTAITKPHKGKAVKRRKFELEELEKVMAACNPEWRSMVKTCLYTGGQRLGDVATLRWSQIDEKRGVIRMTTQKKGKPLMIPIFPALKKHLQQRKKEAPGDFLHPECANIFESKGSGRLSNIFSHILYQCGLIAKDPLAAGKKYKKQEGNGTETRRHVNELSFHSLRYTATTMLHDAGVPPALVQAIVGHDSREVHEGYIDFGAKEFTQALEKLPKL
- a CDS encoding replicative DNA helicase, whose amino-acid sequence is MHFTETQLNAEKTVLDNCIDGADKVAALIEQGFTKAYFVLLAHQKVWSAFETLAKTPEKVNITDLIQHLEAAGELESVGGHAGLVELSTSFAYHFQFEPSVKILVEAKKKRDVESLFISGLENLQNPTLTKDEVLAEAEKVMSSLRESYGVAQVARMADGTQKVVEGLEFRIKNPGQTKGLPTGYPSLDRMLDGLQNTAMVVIGARPAVGKTSFMTNILYNLAAEGVPVGMFSLEMSKEQLLERTLFGMSKINAANLRRGIKLTKWQRDAFTNAVRKVRSLPFFVDDRGALRIDQIQATARRMVADHGVRCIGVDYLQLANPTGRQSSREREVSEISAGLKALAKELNIPVIVLAQLNREAEKRAGKEAGVPRVSDLRDSGSIEQDADQILLLYRPYVMDKNADPAEAKIIVGKNRFGEIGYIDLKWDAAATTYREV
- a CDS encoding ABC transporter permease, which encodes MQTGRAASLQLIADGRNTNTAAIALSYGQQIASAYGEDLLSQNGGASPVEIESRAWFNPNLITRWFIVPGLIAVLVLINSILSGALSIAREREEGTFDQLLVAPYTPGEILLGKGTASVITGIMQAVFVVLVAMFWFRIPFQGSIWLLSAALLLFIVTAAAIGLCISSFAQSLQQAIVGTFLLLVPMVMLSGFATPISSMPEIFQDLTLLNPMRYGLELIQRIFLEGAGFLDLWPLFAAIMAVTVVAALAAVFSFHRKIS
- a CDS encoding ABC transporter permease, which encodes MTASLKRIGALIVKELHQVVRDPGNIGIAVILPAVLLILFGYGMSMDIKNVRIAYLAVPASSQSTDLETRLTLSRYFQTSRVFSTREAEEKLRTHEADAFIALQSDAPDTLHNGITKVQIVVNGVNANQATLIRNYLQAVVASWAVSLNSQAAPVLNVQTRARFNEANDSHYYLVPGVIVTIMTMIGALLTSLVMAREYERGTLESLFVTPVGSGEILAAKAATNFLLGMVSLAISMIFAAFVFGIPIRGSLTLLLAVSALFLIVALGLGLVISTAAKNQFLACQFAIMGTFMPALMLSGFLYDILNMPPAVRAITYLIPARYYVTLLQTLFLAGDIPSVIIPCCITLGVFAVALMGIARLKAPKSLE